The genomic stretch gtcaaaaagtatAGCAACCTGGATGAATTCAGGGCACATGAAGGATAAATCACCAACCATTCCACCTTCAACATGAGCATCTGCAACTCCGAAAATAACAACTAAGACGCATATACCAAGAAAAGGTCCTAGTCCTCCCTTCCCTGATGTGGCTAAATCCAACTGCCACAAAGTGCCAGAGagttaatcatataaaatgaaaacCATGAATAGAAACAGAAGAATGATGAGATAAAAATGGAATAACCAGAAACAATATAGAAAGTAACATCAGAGATACTTACAATAATGAGTGCCAAAGTACTTGCAAAGAAAAGAGTATAACCAACTAAGTTCCTCTGTCTGGTATTAATCCTCGACTCTTTGTATGCTAGTATTGCCATTGTCCCCAGCGCAAATGTTTCATAAACAAGGGTAAGAGCTCTTGTAGGATGGTATTTCTTGAATAAGAATGAAAAGTATCAGCAAACTCAGATTCAAGCACTTATGGATGAACAATACTTTGTgtaaaattgagagaaaaagaaaacaagaagctctacatttataaaccaaacaaatacATTGTATGTCTCAATGAATTTATACTTTTTCCTACATAAACAATTATGCAAgaaaaaattcaacatttttcaGAAAGCTATCAGCATAAAGGAAGATTTAATTTATCTGTGGCTGCAAAAAGGTGAGATTATTAACATAAGATACCTACCTTGAACAATTTACCGTAGTAATCTCCTATCGTAAGCATACTGTTCCATGAGACAAGGCACCCCAGCCCAAGAATCCAGCAAATCGCCATTGCTTTATACTTTCCCTGTTAGTGCAGAAACTAAATTGTTTGACACCATACTTCACTTCATCTAAATGGGAGcaatttcccttttctttttctgtttcaaCAAATTAAATACAGATGGAACACAAACCTCAAGCCTTTCTGGAGTCATATTTCCAACGTCAACACTCATGGCCACTTCCGATGATATTGTTGATCAAAGGCTAGTAGCTATTGACAGAACACCAGACATAAATATAATGAAGTAGAAATAAACAATGGTAGCGTGAATTATATAGAGCAAGGCATTGACAGCAAGGAAGACAAGTACgaattttcttttgttgattAAAAGGGTGTAGAGTGTGAACTGCAGAGTatgaaatggaaaaagaaaatctttgGCTTGTTTATGAAAGTAACAGTGACAAATGAGCGGGTCAAACCAAACAAGAGTATCAAAAAGAATCTCAAGAGAATGGCATGAGTTCCCagtttacaaatatttataaaataataatattatatgcatataattttatgtgtaaataataatatattataatataattatttattattttatctttaatttttaattatttaattatagaattattttttattaaatatgaatatattatgtAAGATATTTTGTGgaattattagtaaaattaataattttttagagtaagtatactgaaaaaataaaaatctcatttttttttcaatgtttacTGGAAAGGAAATAATATTTTtcgaataaaattttattaaatgctTTTATCCcttctttaaattaattttaagatttataattattaaaaaataaattcaagaatTTAAAACAATTGTTGGCGGACTCCAATCCCAACTATGATTAGTGCAATTAAAAGATTAACAGTGGGCTAGATTAagatttttacttttttcaattgaagtagaggtttaaataataatttttaaatttataaaagaaaatataatttatttatatttaagagATAGAAGTAAAATTAATCTTTATACAAGTTTGACCcaaaaaatgttgttttcaAAATCTGAGGTGGGAAAGTGTCATGGAGACGAAAATTAGGTTTGAAAATATTCTCCCAAAATTATTGCTGGTATAATCCATGATGGCCATTTATTAAGACTAACAGCTCATATCGCCCTACAAGTCAAATTAATTACGAAGTCGGCATAGAATTAGCGGCCAACATACGCATtaattgttttctaaaattaattattattttattattaatttaaaattatttaattatataataatatattattatttatatataaatttatatatattatttatacacgtaattttattaacattcaCATTTGCGGTATAATGGATGCTGCCTGTCTCAGTCTCAGCTGAAACGGAAGATGGTTTTCTGCCGTTAAATAAGTAGCTGAATTGCTACCTTAGCTGAATATCCcacgtttgtttttttttaattatttataatcttaCTTCTTACGCAACCAATTCAATATCGTGACttcgattttgatttttttataaagcaAAGTCTTAAGCTTTTCCATCAGCATTGGCCCTCTCAGTCAAGGTTGGGCTATAGTTACGAAACGCacgttttttaaattgatattaccCTAACAATTTTAACCAACGTTCAAGTTAACTATGAAAGAGCAAACTTCTCATATGgccaaaaaaccaaaaataaactaaaccgTTCCTAGGGGATAGCTTCAAATCCGGTTTGATcagaatcaaatttatttgaacgAGTTTGAAACGAGCTCAGtttaaatgagtttgaatttgagaattcaatattttcaaatttgagtttgagagcTTTTAGACTATTCAATTTATCAAGTTTGTGAGgttgaaaaatttaatacaaaacaatgtcatttagaccaaaataaattaaaatgatattgttttagtataaacaagtttaaaatttgatttgaattaaacttgagtttgattcattTGAAACGAGTCAAACTAGAACACATTTAAAGTGAGTTTgataaattcaagtttgattctatgtaaatcaaattaagtttgagtttaccTTAATTTGACTTCAACCCTAAGTTAAGTAACAAAAGAgaagaatttatatattaaaaaatatgagttcgATTCTTTTTTGGCAAcacttcaaaattaaattattgacttTTCTAAAAGTTCAATTCTTCTTTGTAAtacttcaaaattaaatttttgacttttAGGAAGACGATGGGAAAACTCAAGAAAGTAAACAGACCACCAGAACTTTTGATCAAAGGAAAAATTTTCAAGGCATTTCATTCAATCAGATGGACTGTCAGTCAGTATAAAGGAAACAATCCTGTGGTTTTATCATTGCTCACAGACAAAGAGGTGACTTGCCACCACGTCGTAGAATACAATCAGACAAAGAGACGTGGCCCACAATGCCCACTTCAGAATCAcctaaactaattttaaaaaatgatttatttttattatagttaattaatctttaatttcaTTTCACTGGCAATTGAAGTGGCTTCTAAACAAATTATTATGAGCTAAGCACTGTTTTATCAGGATGCAAAGGACCCCAGTAACCGACCTCCTCCCAGTCCCATCCAAATCAAATTACATCgtaggccaaaacacttattcccacccaaggtttcgtTTGTTTCCAAATATCTATatgtgagattttaaaaatctaagtACTTACCtctcattcaatttttattaaatttcttaattagttataaaataaaattattattttattattaatattaaaataaagaaaattttatttcattttctttttttagtttaaaatactaataattttcttacctaaaagtttaaaaaattatattttatcccATATTAAGGTTtacttttttccctttctttctcgAGCAATCAGACTTCAATCGAGACCAATTTTCATTCTATCTTTCTCCCCGTATCACCTATGACGATGTCCGATGAAGCATAAAGACAAAGAGTCTTCATTGAATCGGCTCTGGACGACATGAATCAACTTCGTTTTTCATTGATTTGGCTTTGATTGAAGACAAATCACACAATGGAAGCTTTTTCTAGAGCccatttaatgaaaaatgtCGATAGATCTAGAGATGTTTGAACAATTCAGtttcttcatctttgatttATTGTCTGTTAGGGTTTTTTTGCCTATCATTGGTTGTAGAGGGAGAAGGATATGATGAAGACAATCTCGTTTGGAGTTCGATATtcaaataagaaaaggaaataaaataaacctCAATagaggaaaatataactttttaagttattaaatgagggaaaattgataattttttaaactaaaggagaaaatgaaatataattttatttattttaatattaattataaaataataattctaccCTTgcaactaattaaaaaatttaacacaagGTAAATAAtggatgaatatttgaatttttaaaaccctaTACGGGTATTTGAAATTAGACTAGAtcatgggtgggaataagtcttttggcctgcACCATATAATCAACTTCGACTTAAcacacttttaaaaatattttaatcctGGGTAGGGCCCATTATATCATGATTTTCATCAACTATATCAACGGTCAGCATGTGTCTGTGATACATATCCATAATCCACCTGCGTGGAAGACTCATTTACTTGCAGACATTCTTTTATAGTTTCTAGCTCTTTGTCTTTCTTTCGTTAACATCGCATCCCCCACATTCACTTCCGGCGGAGAATCCAACACTTTGAAAAACAATCATTTACAATTAACGGAAACTTAACTTAAATGCTAAGGGCGTCATTTTATTCATCAGAGCTCGACTCCGGCACCACCGATTCTGTCGCCTCCTCTCCTCGTTCTGATCACCATGATCTCCATTTTTCACGTGTACGATTCATGTGCAGCTTCGGAGGCAAAATCCTCCCCCGTCCCCACGATAATCAGCTCCGTTATGTTGGTGGTGATACCCGCATAGTTGCCGTTCACCGCTCCACCACCTTCTCTGCTCTATTCACCAAGCTCTCAAAGCTTGCTGGTATAGATTAATGATTAATCAGATTGAATCcagttttaaaagtttaatatttagtttttattgtttaatcttTTGATGCATGTTAAAAGTGATTGTTCAGGTGGGAGTAATATTAGCGTGAAGTATCAGCTGCCTAACGAGGATTTGGATTCATTGATCTCGGTCACCACTGATGAGGATGTGGAGAACATGATGGAGGAGTATGATCGCATAGCACAGAATCAAAACCCAAGATCAGCTCGGCTTCGTCTCTTTCTCTTTACTAAAGGTGATGATGATTCCCGAGCTAGTAGTATCAGCTCGCTCTTTGACGGCGCGGCTAACCGAGAACACTGGTTCTTTGACGCTCTCAACAGCAGCGCGACGCTTGAGCGTGGACCTTCAGAGGCTTCCTCCATTGTTTCTGAAGTACCCGATTACTTATTCGGGTTGGATAATTCTGATGAGACGCAGCCTCGTGAACTAAAAATGAAGTCTCGATTTGTTTTGCATGAGCATGTATCGGTATCGGATCCGGGTTCTCCTGCTCCGGTTGTTTCCTTGCCGTTTTGCTCCACTTCATCCGCACCTATTGTTCCATCCATGCCTGATCTACCTTCGGTCAAGGCTAAACCCGATAACCCGGTTGCGAAAGTAGAGTCAAAGCAGAGTGGTCAAGTGGATGGCTATGCAGAGACCATGGAGCCACAAACGCAGCAGCCAATACAGCAAACCGGATATTCGGGTCAACCCATGTGGCAATATGTTCCTGATTCACATTACTCGGGTCCTGCCGTACAACAAATACCCGTTTATTATGTTCCTGGTCCGGTTCAACCCGCAAGTGCTCCGCTGCAGCCTGTTCCTATTCGAGCCCAATATATTCAACAACAATATCCCGTTCTTGGGGGTCAAGTGCCTGTAGGGTACCATCAGCCAGTGGCGGGTTCGGGTCAAGTATATGGTGGAGCTGTGAGGCCCGTTGTGACGATGGATCATGCATATGAGCGGACAATGAGAGTAGTTCCAGCTGAGGGAGTGAACCAGCAGGTGTATTACGGGGTTAGAAATGCGGGTTTGGTTCAGGGGTATCCGGGTATGATTGTACCAGGAGGAGAAGGATTAGGAAGGACTGGATCCGATGTGAAGCCGGGTCGGATCTCAGAGTCCTGTTGAAGGGGTGAAGTAgagtaaattaaattaatgttgtCATATTTGCGTTTGTTTATGGTTCTTGGTAATTGTCATGTGGATTGTAACTGAGTTGAATATGTTTGATCAGAATTTTGactagtgaaaaaaaaaaaaagaaaaaaaatctataaattagtaaaattggtaaaagaattaaaatattcagaaaaaatatttcagtttaaatttttattacgtttatattttaaatttatctgtctaacaaatatttcaatattttaaaatatgattttcttttttaaatttcgaaGAAACACAATTTTTTGTGATCAAAATTCCTGTTCAATCTACATGAAGGATACTACTCTTAGTAGGAGCAAGTGACCAATGAATAAACATTATTCCAACCCGTAACCTATAATATTTCATGTGCTTCACATTGGTGCAAACAAGCTTCAAGTAAGCCCGTTTTGAACCCAGTCAAAATGGGTatggattaaaaaaatctaaaatttatatccTTTTTTTAAACACTGATTAAGACAATCAAATGTTACTCTttataaaaggaaagaaatagaaCTAAAACTTACTAAACAAGAAACAGTACTGATGAACAACCAACTGGGCTGCCCTAGTTTCTCTGGGCTAATACATTAAAGCCGAACACAAATCTATAGCCCATTATTCCAAGATCCACCGAATTCGTTGGACAATGAATTGACAATTTCTTTCTATTACAAAAATCACTCATCATTCTTGAAGGTGTgcataatatatagtttttaaaatcaaataaaataacttttcatttcaaagaaaatattgGAAAAATCCAGCCAATTCTGTAAATCAAAATATAGTAAACACATACCCAAATTTGAAGAATTCGCCCGCTTGGATTATTTGATAAATGATTTCCAAAACACATTAATTTCCAAAACACAATATACTTTGTCATATTTTGATCTGGATTCTCTGTATTTGAGAGACTGTTTCTCTTCTGTTTTGCACATGGGAGGAAGCAGGAAGACATTATGCATATTAAAAGCAGCAATTTTGGAACAGTACCTCTCCCAACTACCAATTAATTGTCATGAATAGTTATGTAATATGGGTCAGATCAACCAACAATGGGTAGACTCAAATCCAATAGAAAAACATACTTATATTTACCAAGAGTTGAAATATTACCTTGTCCcccttaagattttttttcttcgtCTTTTCCAACATCATCTTCAGCCAGCTTTTCTCCCTCTccccttttctttccctttcatATTGTCTCAAACTAATGGATTTAGTGTGCTTGTAAGATGAGCATTTAAATGTACAGTTGGGGAATAAGAGGATAAATAATTATGGTGGTATGTGCATCCATGCCATGCAGTCATTATTATGAATCTCTATCGTTCAATAAAATCAACTTCATTACCCTAGTATTCCTATTATTCAATGTAATCaacttcaattataatattacatatagaaatatgaattgaatataTGATAGAAAAGAGGGAGAGTGTGATGAAAAGGAAAAGCAAAAGTTGATTGGTCTCCCCGATGAGTTGAAAATggaaatttatacaaaaaagcTTAAGGCTTTCTCTTCAACCAAAGAGAATCCATAGGGTCAGATACTCATCACTGCcgaattttcaaattaaagataaaaacttgCTATTCAACCATGGGTCCATGACTCATCATCTCCTCTAAATTATGAAATCTTGTGTTATACATTGTTTAAAACCATATCAATTGAGAGTATCTATCAAATTTCCAAACCATTCCCTGTTATGATTGGTTCAACTCATAAAGAGATTTGCTCAACTTTTATACAAGTTTTTAACCTTGCTTTTCGTAGCCCTAAGAAAGTTTTATGTAGACATCTTCTCCAAAGCTTCATACAAGAATGCAatgttcaattaattaatttagaatattatagtattttgtTTTGCATTTAGTGAAATTAACATACATACCGTCTCAATCTTCttagatgaaattaaaaatttgtcgATGCCATGAATCATGCATGATTATCCATGGCTACAATTAATCTTAAagataaacacttttaaaagTAGTTTGAATAGCaaaatatgagattttatatataagagaacatgagtttaaattttctctaataatatatcaaaatcaaaattttaacttatttgatttagtaattatgatattaattactgtatttaatatttattctacttaatttaattgattcaattataaaaataatgatctAACTCTAATAGGGTTTgggtaattaaaaaaagaaagtcttgatgaaaaacaaaatgataatgTCTCAAGTCTCAAATGTGCTAACTTGGCCACAAGCCACTGCTCAGAAAGCAGAGCCCATTACCTTGTCATCTTTATACGTGAAGCTGATGAAAGCTGAATTACGTACGCAAAAGTCATTTACATTTGAGTaacaacattttcccacccaaggttttccTTAAAACGCTTTTCTATCTTTAGTAGAATAAATATCACTTTatcattcaaaatcaaattttattttaaaaaactaatatcatatagataaaattgtaattttactatCTATTTACTTTGGAAAAAAATGGTATTATAAATAAGAccaaaatgttttaaatattataattctaCCCTTAAAACgattaaaactcataaattcatcattaaaatctttttaaacctcttatattttaaaaatatatatataaatctaatagtttgtaatatgatatttacatacttaatttattatattttattcaattttttggaaGTGTAACTAACATTTTAGAAATTATggtacaacaaaatttaaaaaatttcaaaaatacattgaacattttttgaatttccaaaaccctttaaatttttaattaatatattttatattttcaaaaattataatttattttcaaatatatgatgATACGTCATATGATagaagaagatgaggatgaatataaaaggaaaagaaaataagtatattttacataatttggatatttaaataatttatttttaatttttttaaatttatgattatatgataatttttaaaaataaaatagtagagataaaatagtaattttactttccaatactatttttttatcaataaagtttgattttgggtgagaaaatattatttctacCAACTAAAGGTAAAAAAGAGCCTTAATGgcaatcttgggtgggaaaaggaAATTCACTTTTTACATTCAAACATTGCCACTACAGCACTGATGAAAGCTATGGCATGCATTTGCTTCACGTGGATAAATTTCCCACCCCCTAAAGGAATTGATACCACCTTTTCTTCCGTCCACGTTTGCAATCACCTACTCATCcccatattttattaattaatgattataaTTAGCAATCAACCCTGCTGCAGGAAGTTTCCTGCTGGCCCTTCAATTTAGTCCCACAGCCTACACGCACTTCACGggttcatttttaatataaggtGGGTCTccctataattattatttcatattcaaCATCCTTTGTTCAGCTTGAAAACTACACCAGCTAAAATTTCAGAGATTATGTACAggattttatgttaaaaaatttatatttatacttgtGTTATTAGCTAATCTACtgtaaatgttaaaatttatatttataaatttgcatgaatgaataattataattattaataaaataataatgcacACATATATTCATTCATACACgactttttgtttttcataccTCTCGACAGTAATGCGTTATAATTGATAAGCTTTGTCAAAAGGGGGGTCTCCCATAAAGTTAGTTTTGTTTTATGTATGAAATTATTAGTGTTTGTCCAAAAACAGTGAACCTCATCTTGATTCCGAATAATTATTTGAACATACTGGTGCAAACCCAGTTGGACAATTAATCGGAAACCAAAAGGATCTAAAGATAATCTAAGTtcaatcaaaccaaacaaagagcAACGCAAAACTACAAACAGATAAAGTCTGTAAGAATCTGAAATAGATTTCATTAagttattctaataattttgtgCTTATTATTCCggcacatatatatatatatatatacctgaataaaaatgaagaagatcattaaaattgttatacCCTCGAAAGTTTCAAATATGGAAACAAAGTGAGTGTTGTTTTGTCGAGTGCACGTTTCCCTGTTCTCCCCTTTACATTGAATAGCTCCTGGAAAGCTGAACACAAAAATGAATGCAGATTTCACAAGGCGGGAAATTCCTTATCGTAGGTGATGGGGCCTCATATCCCATGCACCAACCACCACCAAGTTCCGTAGATCATCTTCAACATTTATCAGATAAGACCATCAATTATCACCGAAAATGCCAAATATCCCAAACAATAGAGTTCTCAAGTTGGTGCAATATGGTTCAATATATCGGAGAAATGTAAGCTAAATATTGCAGCTTTGACCCAAAAAAAGCTAGAAAATTTAAGAATCACAcactaaaataaatatctatatcTATAAATAGTCATGAATTATTGATATGAAAACAGAAACTATGATTACATTTTATCTTTTGCGTTGGGAAATTTCCAGGAATCTGACGTCCCTTAAAAGTGGCGGGGTTATGACATCTCCCTTTCTGCATTTGTCAAATTCACAACATGCCCATTAATCatgaatatattattgaaattatctGTAGAattgttattgaaaattttaaattaaaaaaaaaaagaaaattgtttagGATATGTATACAGTGGCATTTATCACATACACGTGAGGCACATGCAAGTGtgggtttaattttaatatatatttatatgtattattgtataattaaatattattttatatttaatttaaaattatttaattatataataatatataaatataaatatatttatatattaaaaataaagacaatGAATCTTAATATCTCCAGTATGATGGGACTGCTTATAGTCCAGTCTGACACGTGGTGAGCAGCTGTCCCCTTTTCCCTAACGTTAAGCAATTGATACAGAAGCCCGTATTtagcttttaattatttactgaTTAAAGTTTGGCTGTCTAAATCCCGTGATTGGATTTCCTGGTTCGGTTTACGTTGAAAGGTAATTGTGGCTAACGTTGCGCATGCTATGTgtataattaagaaataaaagagGCACCAGTTTTGAAagtattttttcaaaaacatttattttttttatgagtttgCTAAGTATTAagaatcatttataaatatataaaatcttattaaaaaattaaactcctCCTGAAATTATGAAAGGGAAAAACCCAAATAAAAAAGATTCAATtgttccttaaaaaaaaaaaaagaatttaatattaaattataaataataattttatttatgaaattgggTCTTTGACCtgtctttctttaaaaaagaaaaaaaatccaagaatCAGAATGAAGATTAAAGTATTTGGTCTCAACTGCTTTGCCAGCTTTATACTCAACGAgtcaacaagaaaaataaaaagacattttaaaaaatatttatttatttcctatTATATATCAATCTATTTTCCTTgacttttaattgttttaaataaaaaggaaaacagaATTACTAgggaattaattaaattaaattaaattaaatagatttGAACTAACCGGAATCATGGAAGTGAAGAAAAGAGGAGAAAAGTTAGAGAAAAGAGCATGAGCATGAACAAGAGAAACGTTTGTGACAAAAGCTGATGTTGCCAGCTAATCAGCAGCAATTTATCAGTATAAACAAAATGAACGTTTGGGTATATTTAGCggatcattttttattatttgttatcataaaaaatattatatattatttatatatttaaattatatattaaaaatatatacacataattttattatataaatatatatttttaaatctaagttaCAATAGTGTTGTTATATGAATAATACTCCGCCATCTTGCCTGGCTGTATGGTCTTTGTTCTAAATGGACCACCTTCATTTTCCTGCAACAATTTGGTCCATGTCAATGGTTATTAATTCAAGAGATTTAACTCTATTTAATTTACATGTTTATGTGTCTGACGTTGAGCTGAAAGCTGGAAAAATACCCGCAAAACAACAACCTAACAAACGACGAAGGTTGACAGAGATCTAGCAGTAAGTAATGAAGAAATGCCACAAGTTTTTATTAGGATCAGAAAGAAACTGGCCTCCTCACAAAAGCCCCACTTTCATTTTACATCTTTTAGGGTTGgagaatttgtttttaaatatgtaaGACTGGTTTTTACTTTGAACTTGATTGATGATATTAggattatatatatagaatggGATTGTATACTATTCTGACAGAAGGACATGTGATATGATTTTGATAAAGCTGGCTAAGGAACTTGTCAACTGCccaat from Mangifera indica cultivar Alphonso chromosome 6, CATAS_Mindica_2.1, whole genome shotgun sequence encodes the following:
- the LOC123218283 gene encoding uncharacterized protein LOC123218283, which codes for MLRASFYSSELDSGTTDSVASSPRSDHHDLHFSRVRFMCSFGGKILPRPHDNQLRYVGGDTRIVAVHRSTTFSALFTKLSKLAGGSNISVKYQLPNEDLDSLISVTTDEDVENMMEEYDRIAQNQNPRSARLRLFLFTKGDDDSRASSISSLFDGAANREHWFFDALNSSATLERGPSEASSIVSEVPDYLFGLDNSDETQPRELKMKSRFVLHEHVSVSDPGSPAPVVSLPFCSTSSAPIVPSMPDLPSVKAKPDNPVAKVESKQSGQVDGYAETMEPQTQQPIQQTGYSGQPMWQYVPDSHYSGPAVQQIPVYYVPGPVQPASAPLQPVPIRAQYIQQQYPVLGGQVPVGYHQPVAGSGQVYGGAVRPVVTMDHAYERTMRVVPAEGVNQQVYYGVRNAGLVQGYPGMIVPGGEGLGRTGSDVKPGRISESC